A genomic window from Daphnia magna isolate NIES linkage group LG9, ASM2063170v1.1, whole genome shotgun sequence includes:
- the LOC116930466 gene encoding uncharacterized protein LOC116930466 yields the protein MGLLKNGKDCSRTKSCSFNRRVKKPFKSTSYRNFAKRNNETSLLRSAIKSLKRRATLQLPDGTQQIDFPAGTRIMLETSEIPLMPDAIEAYSDPDRMPLKIDNHNYQFCPLLFSALHKYPLDGAAIASELADGMCQPVHQDIPDVEISKKAPKSELAFSPSRRKTWSVEAGQRVVRQVNLPSWTNGENSKNVDEVPFCELRLNETFESEQKETSKNGRKKWVLDFIPGSQSPVELPNWAKAKSSRFVRSVKPAVQKDGIGLLGAHPQSAIKPFRANPVPATTYKASLPVAMKRHQFVKEKVKADMIKDMMLEPKPFRASPVPPSIFKPFPLIRSKRPSLVMTRNPPIPQHIKT from the coding sequence atgggctTGTTGAAAAACGGAAAAGACTGTTCCAGAACAAAGAGCTGCAGCTTTAATCGTAGAGTTAAGAAACCCTTCAAGTCCACGTCCTACCGCAATTTCGCCAAAAGAAACAATGAAACTTCATTGCTTCGCTCAGCTATCAAGAGCTTAAAGCGACGTGCAACCCTCCAGCTGCCAGATGGCACTCAACAGATAGATTTCCCTGCTGGAACTCGGATAATGTTGGAGACGTCTGAAATCCCGCTAATGCCAGATGCCATCGAGGCTTACTCAGATCCGGATCGTATGCCACTCAAGATAGACAATCATAATTACCAGTTTTGTCCCCTACTTTTCTCCGCATTACACAAGTATCCATTGGATGGAGCCGCAATCGCGTCCGAATTGGCAGACGGTATGTGCCAACCTGTCCACCAAGACATTCCAGATGTTGAGATCTCTAAAAAGGCACCGAAATCAGAATTAGCTTTTTCTCCATCTCGTCGCAAGACGTGGTCTGTTGAAGCTGGACAACGGGTAGTGAGACAAGTCAATCTGCCCAGCTGGACAAATGGCGAaaattccaaaaatgttgatgAGGTTCCCTTCTGCGAACTGCGACTAAACGAGACTTTCGAATCAGAACAAAAGGAAACAAGCAAAAATGGCCGAAAGAAATGGGTACTCGACTTCATTCCCGGTTCACAAAGTCCAGTAGAACTGCCTAATTGGGCGAAAGCCAAGTCAAGCCGGTTTGTCCGTAGTGTCAAACCGGCTGTGCAGAAAGACGGAATCGGATTGTTGGGTGCACATCCGCAATCGGCCATCAAACCCTTTCGAGCCAATCCTGTCCCTGCCACCACCTACAAAGCTTCTCTACCTGTGGCAATGAAACGCCATCAGTTTGTAAAGGAAAAGGTCAAGGCAGACATGATCAAAGACATGATGTTGGAACCGAAACCTTTCCGGGCCAGTCCTGTTCCCCCCAGCATTTTCAAACCCTTTCCGCTGATAAGGAGTAAAAGGCCGTCATTGGTGATGACCAGGAATCCCCCCATCCCCCAACATATAAAAACATAA